One genomic window of Phoenix dactylifera cultivar Barhee BC4 chromosome 6, palm_55x_up_171113_PBpolish2nd_filt_p, whole genome shotgun sequence includes the following:
- the LOC103707612 gene encoding glycine-rich RNA-binding protein GRP1A-like, with amino-acid sequence MTTDVEYRCFVGGLSWVTDDTSLERAFSQFGEVLESKIINDRETGRSRGFGFVTFSNEQSMRDAIEGMNGQTLDGRSITVNEARSRGSGGGGGGFRSGEGYGGGRREGGGGYSREGGGGYNRSGGGGYGRDRGFGGGGSRYPRGGGAPDGYWRN; translated from the exons ATGACTACTGACGTCGAATACCGCTGCTTCGTCGGCGGGCTCTCCTGGGTCACGGACGACACCTCCCTCGAGAGGGCCTTCAGCCAATTCGGCGAGGTCCTCGAATCCAAG ATCATCAACGATCGGGAGACGGGGAGGTCGAGGGGCTTCGGATTCGTGACCTTCAGCAACGAGCAGTCGATGAGGGACGCCATCGAGGGGATGAACGGGCAGACGCTGGACGGGAGGAGCATCACCGTCAATGAGGCCCGGTCTCGGggtagcggcggcggcggcggcgggttCCGCAGCGGCGAAGGGTATGGCGGAGGACGCCGCGAGGGCGGTGGCGGTTACAGCCGCGAGGGCGGTGGCGGTTACAACCGCAGTGGTGGCGGCGGCTACGGCCGTGACCGTGGGTTCGGCGGTGGTGGGTCCCGCTACCCGAGGGGCGGCGGCGCGCCGGACGGGTACTGGCGGAACTGA